The proteins below come from a single Eucalyptus grandis isolate ANBG69807.140 chromosome 3, ASM1654582v1, whole genome shotgun sequence genomic window:
- the LOC120292071 gene encoding disease resistance protein RML1B-like, whose product MVVCKEAEAQLIVPIFYDIDPADLKYQRGCVEESFSKHERRRIDRKEIYKWKQALGKITEMMGYDLRKTNEGHGAIIETVVSYILERLKKNDLDVIDGLVGMEPHVREVMKKLGVIYVNEQATGVHDKDVRILGIWGMPGIGKTTLAKVVYNKIHRLFERCSFLSNIRENGASDGLIMGLQEQLISDLRRKERRRLGTLDQMTNVIESSFSKMKVLILLDDVHAFEQIKHLVRKLSWFGPGSKILMTVGKIDVLDGYGDGVADKYEWVYL is encoded by the exons ATGGTGGTATGCAAAGAAGCAGAGGCTCAACTGATCGTGCCCATTTTCTATGATATCGACCCCGCTGATTTAAAATACCAACGTGGATGTGTTGAGGAATCCTTCAGTAAGCACGAGCGCCGTAGAATTGACCGCAAGGAAATTTATAAATGGAAGCAGGCTCTCGGAAAGATTACTGAGATGATGGGATATGATCTGCGGAAGACAAACGAGGG TCATGGTGCAATCATAGAGACAGTTGTTTCATATATTCTAGAGCGGCTGAAGAAGAATGATTTAGATGTGATTGACGGTTTGGTGGGCATGGAACCCCACGTACGGGAGGTTATGAAAAAGCTTGGTGTCATCTATGTCAATGAGCAGGCAACCGGAGTACATGACAAAGATGTACGCATACTTGGAATATGGGGCATGCCAGGGATTGGCAAGACTACCCTTGCAAAGGTTGTGTACAACAAAATTCATCGTCTCTTTGAACGCTGtagttttctttccaatattcGAGAAAATGGTGCATCCGATGGACTCATCATGGGCCTACAAGAACAGTTAATCTCAGACCTCCGAAGGAAAGAACGTAGAAGGCTAGGAACTCTTGATCAAATGACTAATGTCATAGAAAGTTCATTTAGCAAAATGAAAGttctcattcttcttgatgatgtgcATGCTTTTGAACAAATCAAGCATTTAGTTAGGAAACTCAGTTGGTTTGGCCCGGGAAGCAAGATTCTCATGACAGTTGGAAAAATCGATGTTCTTGATGGTTATGGAGATGGAGTGGCTGATAAGTATGAG TGGGTGTACTTGTGA